DNA from Halorarum salinum:
TCCGAGCGCCGGATGCGCGCGGAGATCGCCGAACTGCCGGACGGAACCTACGAGTTCTCGGACGTGCTCGACGACGACGGCCGGGGCAACGAGGACCTCCCGGTCGAGGTGGCCGTCGAGGTCGACGGCGACTCGGTCGTGGTCGACTTCGACGGGACCGCCGAGCAGACCGAGGGGCCCGTGAACGCCGTCTTCGCGGTCACCGCGTCGGCGACCTACTACGCGGTCCGGTGCGTGACGGACCCCGAGATCCCGCCGAACCACGGCTGTTACCGGCCGATCGAGATACACGCGCCCGAGGGGACCATCGTCAACCCCGACCCGCCGGCCGCGGTCGTCGGCGGGAACCTCGAGACATCCCAGCGCGTCACCGACGCCGTGCTCGGCGCGCTCGCGGGCGCCGACCCCGAGGCGGTCGTCGCGGCCTGCCAGGGGACGATGAACAACGTCACCTTCGGCGGGACGGACCCCCGGACGGGCGACCCCTACGCCTTCTACGAGACGCAGGGCGGCGGGTTCGGCGGCCGGGCGACCGGCGACGGGATGGACGGCGTCCACGTCCACATGAGCAACACGATGAACACGCCAGCCGAGGTGCTCGAGACCGCCTACCCGCTCCGCGTCGAGCGGTACGGCCTCCGGCCCGACTCGGGCGGTGCGGGCGAGTTCCGGGGCGGCCTCGGCCTGCGGCGCGACATCCGCGTCCGCGACCACGAGGCGCGGTTCAGCCTGCTCGCCGAGCGCCACGAGTCGCGGCCATACGGGCTCGCGGGCGGCGAACCGGGCGAAAACGGCGCGGCGTACCTGGTCGAGGACGACGGCGATGACCTCGAGAAGCTCGCGGCCAAACACACCCGCGACCTGCCGGCGGGCGCGGTCGTCAGCGTCCGGACGCCCGGCGGCGGCGGGTACGGCGACCCCGCGGACCGGGATCCCGACGCGGTCGCACGGGACCTGCGACTCGGGAAGCTCACGCCCGAGGCGGCCCGCGAGGCGTACGGCGACGCCGCAGCGGACCTCGTCGACGACTCCCGAGCGACGGGGGCCGCCCGCGACCGGTGACGAACGGCACGGACCGCCCGGGGCCCGTCGGCGGCGGCCGGCCGCTCAGACCCGCTCGAGCGTGAGGTCGTACGGCCCGCTGGCGTCGCCCTCGTAGGTCCCGGCCCAGATTGTGTAGGTTCCGGACGCCGGGAGCGTGGTCTCCATCCGGCTGTCGTCCTCCGCCGCCCCGTCGTCGTTCTCGGCGACGACGTCGCCGGATGGGGCCTCGAGGACCAGGTACGCGTCCATCGCGTCCGAGACCATCGTGATGGCGACCCGATCGCCCTCCTCGCCGTCGAACTCGACGGGTTCGGCCACGTCGTCGTACGACGGGTCGCGTCCGTCCTCGCCGTCGACGTACCCCCGCTTCGTCTCGCCGTACGAGATCGAGCGGAGGTCGGGCTCGTCCCCGTCCCCGGCCGTCCCGTCCTCGCCCGTTCTCGGATCGTCGGTCTCCTCCACAGTCAGCGTGTACGCGCCGGTGGCGTCGCCCTCGTAGGATCCCGCCCAGACGGTGTAGGTGCCGGCGGTGACGGGGAACACGATCCGGCTGTCGTAGCCCGACGCCCCGTCGTCGTCCTCCGCGACGACCCTGCCGCTCGGGGCCTCCAGCACGAGGTAGGCGTCCATCGCGTCCGACTCCATCGTGATGGAGACTGCCGCCGCCCGGTCCATCTCGAACTCGACGGGTTCGGCCACGTCGTCGTACTCGGGGTCGGTCCCGTCGCTCCCGTCCACGTGTCCCTCCTTCGTCTCGCCGACCGAGATCGAACGCAGGTCGACGCCCGAGTCGCCGCCGTTCGACCGTCCCAACTGACCGGTGCCGAGGCTCGTACACCCCGCGGTTCCCAGAGCCAGCGCCGTCGCGGCGCCGGTTCGGAGGGCCCTCCGCCTATCAATACTGATTCCTTCGTCCATTGCACGGTGTGCAGTCACGGACCCCATTTAGTGGTACCGGGTTCGGTGACAGGTCCGGTCGTCGACATGGGCCGGCTTCTCCCGGGCTCCCCTGGGCGCTACCAGTCGATGACCGCCCTGTCCCGCCAGAACAGCCCGCTCGGCCCGGATCTGAACCGTGCCAGCCACGTCGGCGTCTCCGCGCCCTCCTCGGGGCTCCTGGGCGCCTCCTCGCCGCCCATCTCGGTGTGCACCCAGCCCGGACAGACCGAGTTGGCGAGCAGCCCATCGTCGGCGTACTCGCCGTGGAGGTACCGCGTCAGGCCGTTCAGCCCGGTCTTGCTGATCCGGTAGGCGGGCGACCCGCCGGACTGCTCCTCGCCGAGCGCGCCCATCCCGGAGGAGAGGTTGACGATGCGGGGCGACTCCGTTCGGAGGAGCGGCGGGAGTGCGTACTTGCAGAGCAACGTGGGTCCGCGGAGGTTCACCGACAGGGTGTGGTTCAGGTGGGCGGTGCGCTCCTCGTGGAGCGGTCCGCCCCCGTGGGAGACGGCGGCGTTGTTGACGAGGACGTCGAGGCGTCCGGCCTCCTCGCCGATCCGGTTCAGCGCCGCCTGGACGTCCCCCTCCTGGGTCACGTCCAGGGTGACCCGGTTCAGCCCCTCCGGGAGGTCGTAGGTGACGCTCCGGACGCCGGCGAAGACGGTCGCGCCCAGGTCGTCGAGGTTCGTGGCGATCTCCCGGCCGATGCCGCGGTTCGCGCCCGTCACGAGCGCGACCTGTCCGGAGAGGTCGTCGTACAGCTCCGGCTCCGCTTCCTCGGCCGTCCGCTGGCCCCCCTCGCGTCCCCTGCCGGCATCGCCGCCCGGGTCCCCCGCCTCGCCCGCGTCGTCGTTCATGTCCCCCGCTCGGTGCCGGGGGAACTACGGCGTTTCGACCCGGAGCCGCCGGAACGCGTCGCCGGTCCAGCGGTACGCCGCGAGGTCGTCCGGCGAGACGATGCAGTGGACGTGGCCCGTCCACGTCGCGCGCTCGCGGTCGGTCGCCGAGGGCTCGACCGGGCCGTGCGGGTGGCTGTGGTAGAAGCCGACGACGTCCCCGCCGTCGGCCTCGGCCCCCTCGACGGCCCGGAGCGTCGCGGCCGGGTCGAGTTCGTACCGCGTCTCGGGTGCGTCGGCGACGTTGGGGACCGGAACCGCCTCGCGGACGCGGTCCGGGTCGTCGGAGTCGCCGTCGGTCCGCCGACCGATCAGTACGCCACACACCTCCTCGGGCAAGCCGGACGCCGCGCGATCGTGGAGCGTCTCGCGGACGGACGCGGGGAGAACGAGCGCGTCGGCGTCGGGGTCCCGGTCGTCCGTGGCGGGACCGTCGTCGCCGTTCGGATCGCGGCCGTCGTCGTTCGGGTCGCTACTCGAAGTCACGGCGCATCGCGATCTCGAACCACGGGCAGAGCCGTAGCTGGCGGTACCACTCGGGGTGCTCGTGGAGGTGTTCGTAGTCGGCCCACAGCAGGCCGGCGATCTCGTCCTCGTCGGGGTCGATCGCGTCGTCCTCCAGGGTCACCTTCAGCACGGAGCAGACCTCCCACTCGAGGCCGGCGTTCTCGAAGTAGCGCTTGTACTCGAACCGGTCGGTCACGCGGAGGTCGTCGTACTGGTCGGGGGTGATGCCGAGTTCCTCGTCGAGTCGCTCGCGGGTGGCCGCCTCCTGCGACTGGCCCTCGACGGGGTGGGAGGCGACGGTGCCGTCCCAGTAGGTGCCCCAGAGGCGCTTGCCGGGCGCGCGCTGGCCCAGCAGAATGCGGCCGTCGGCGTCGAAGACGAGGCAGGTGAACGCCCGGTGGCGGACGCCGTGGCCCGTGTGGGCCTCGAGTCGGTTCACCACGCCCTCGGGCTCGTCGTCGGCGTCGACCGCGACGACGTCCTGGAGCGCGTTCTCGTGGTCCGGCTCCGCGCCGCTCGCGACGTCCGCTCGGGGGCCCGCGTCGTCCGTGCTCATGGTCGTGGGTGTTCGAGTGGGACCAAGACAACTTCGGTCCATCCGTGCTTGCGTCGGGGTTCGTCCGCCTCTACTTCGCCGTCGAGGTTCGGAACGTCTCCGAACCGCCCGCCTGCGGCGAAGTCCCTGGATCGGTCGCTGGTGCCGTCGGGAACGTCCCGGAAGCCCCCGCGGCTCTCGGCTCGGTGCGGCCGACTGCGCTCCTGCGGTGCTTGGCGGTCCGCGCCTACGGAAGTCTCGCTCCGCTCCTCTTCTGAGTCTCGTACGCTGCGCTCACGAGAACAGCGCCGAGACCCGCGGCCCCTTCCAGTCCCGCCCTGCCGGCTTCCCGACCGAGCGCGGCAGGCCCGACTACCGACCGTCCCACGGGTGGGACTGAACGGGGCCGGCCTCCTGCGCGAACCCCGGATCCGCAAGCACCGCAGGGCGAGGGAGCGAAGCGCGGTCCGCGGGAGTCCCGCGAGCGAAGCGAGGGTGACAACGGAAGTCGCAGCCCGGACCGCCCGAGCGGAGCGAGGCCGCACGCCCGGACCGTCTTCCGGTAGCGCAGGAGGCAAGGGGCTTTCGAGACGGTGGTGACCCCACCGTACGTACTCGACGAATCGGAGCGAACGAGGAATCGGGGCGAGCGAACCGCCAGCCGTAAATCCTCGACGCCCGGAACCAACCGTAATGACCGACGCGCTCGACAGGGACCTCTACGAGCGGACGAAGGCGCTGCTCGAACCCGGCGACATCGAACTCGAGGGCGTCATCGTCCACACCGACCTCGGGAGCGAGGACGACCTCGAGATGCACGAACTCACCGTCGACCTCAACGAGGTCATCGCCGAGCACGCGGGGAAGGGCGAGACGTACATCTACGCCGGCAACGACGACACCGACTTCGCCTCGAACCAGTTCCAGGGGCTCACCCTGGAGGACGAGGAGTTCGTCTGGGAGTGCCAGCAGCTGCTCCGCGAGGGCACCTTCGACATCGTGTTCTACTTCGAGGCCACCGCCGACGCCGAGGCCATCGCCGCCGGCGTCGAGGATCTCGGCCACGGCGCGACGGTCGTCCCCTGATCGGGGGTCCGTCCGACCCCCGGCCGACCCGGCCCGCCCGCCCGATCTCCGAGCTTCCCGCCGGAAAGTCCGGGAGCGCGACGCTTATCCCCCGCCCGTCCCGAACCGTGGACATGAACCGGGTCGAGTCCGACGCCGACCTCTCGACGCTCGACCGCGCCGTCGTCAACGCCTTCCAGGGCGGCTTCCCCGTGGTCGAACGGCCGTGGGAGCCGGCCGCCGCGGCGCTCCGCGAGCGCGGCGTGGACGCCACCGGCCCCGACGTGCTCGCGGCCGTCCGCGACCTCGACGAACGGGGCGTCCTCTCGCGGTTCGGCGCGCTCGTGAACGCCGAGGAGATCGGCGGCACCGCGACGCTCGTCGCGATGCACGCGCCCCCCGAGCGGTTCGAGGAGGTCGTCGAGACCGTGAACGGCTACCGCGAGGTCGCGCACAACTACGAGCGCGAGCACCCCCACCTCAACGTGTGGTTCGTGCTCAGCGTCGCGGAGGAGTCGAGGGTCGAGGGGGTGCTGGCCGACATAGAGGCCGACACGGGGCAGGAGACGTACAACCTCCCCAAACGGCGGGAATTCCACGTCGGCGCGAAGTTCCTGCTCGACGGACCCGTGTCGGACGGCGACCTCGACCTCTCGGACCTGGGGCCGGACGTGACGCCGACCGACGACCGGAGCATCACGCCCGAGGAGCGCGACCTGGTGGTGGAGATCCAGGGCGGGTTGCCGATCACCGGGACCCCGTACGCCGACGTCGCGGCCGAACTCGGGCAGCCGACCGAGTGGGTCGTGGAGACGATCAAGCGGTTCGACCGGGAGGGGAAGGTGCGACGCGTCGGCGTCATCCCGAACCACTACGCGCTCGGCTACACGGAGAACGGGATGACCGTCTGGGACGTGCCCGACGGGGTTCTGGAGGAGGTCGGCGGGGCGGTCGCCTCGCTCGGCTTCGTCACCCACTGCTACCACCGGCCGCGCCACGAGGGCGTCTGGCCGTATAACTTCTTCGCGATGACCCACGGCCGCGACGAGGCCGAGAGCGAGCGCCGGGTCGAACAGGTGCGCGAGACGATGACGGAGTTCTGGGACGTCGGGGAGGACGACTGGGACACGCTGTTCTCGACGCGCATCC
Protein-coding regions in this window:
- a CDS encoding hydantoinase B/oxoprolinase family protein, whose protein sequence is MNANLVRTGYSPNIKERRDCSTALFDADGEMIAQAETMPVHLGAMPFSVAAAVEAFPPETLSPGDSVLLNDPFRGGAHLPDLTLVTPVFDESGEDLLAFAANRAHHADVGGSTAGSVAADSTEIYQEGLRIPPVKFEAGARGGTEDAAEVGGEVREDVLSMILANVRTPEERRGDLRAQTAANATGRRRFREIAAEYGEDLAPALEEIKDYSERRMRAEIAELPDGTYEFSDVLDDDGRGNEDLPVEVAVEVDGDSVVVDFDGTAEQTEGPVNAVFAVTASATYYAVRCVTDPEIPPNHGCYRPIEIHAPEGTIVNPDPPAAVVGGNLETSQRVTDAVLGALAGADPEAVVAACQGTMNNVTFGGTDPRTGDPYAFYETQGGGFGGRATGDGMDGVHVHMSNTMNTPAEVLETAYPLRVERYGLRPDSGGAGEFRGGLGLRRDIRVRDHEARFSLLAERHESRPYGLAGGEPGENGAAYLVEDDGDDLEKLAAKHTRDLPAGAVVSVRTPGGGGYGDPADRDPDAVARDLRLGKLTPEAAREAYGDAAADLVDDSRATGAARDR
- a CDS encoding SDR family NAD(P)-dependent oxidoreductase, producing MNDDAGEAGDPGGDAGRGREGGQRTAEEAEPELYDDLSGQVALVTGANRGIGREIATNLDDLGATVFAGVRSVTYDLPEGLNRVTLDVTQEGDVQAALNRIGEEAGRLDVLVNNAAVSHGGGPLHEERTAHLNHTLSVNLRGPTLLCKYALPPLLRTESPRIVNLSSGMGALGEEQSGGSPAYRISKTGLNGLTRYLHGEYADDGLLANSVCPGWVHTEMGGEEAPRSPEEGAETPTWLARFRSGPSGLFWRDRAVIDW
- a CDS encoding desampylase, which codes for MTSSSDPNDDGRDPNGDDGPATDDRDPDADALVLPASVRETLHDRAASGLPEEVCGVLIGRRTDGDSDDPDRVREAVPVPNVADAPETRYELDPAATLRAVEGAEADGGDVVGFYHSHPHGPVEPSATDRERATWTGHVHCIVSPDDLAAYRWTGDAFRRLRVETP
- a CDS encoding NUDIX hydrolase, whose product is MSTDDAGPRADVASGAEPDHENALQDVVAVDADDEPEGVVNRLEAHTGHGVRHRAFTCLVFDADGRILLGQRAPGKRLWGTYWDGTVASHPVEGQSQEAATRERLDEELGITPDQYDDLRVTDRFEYKRYFENAGLEWEVCSVLKVTLEDDAIDPDEDEIAGLLWADYEHLHEHPEWYRQLRLCPWFEIAMRRDFE
- a CDS encoding DUF5778 family protein; its protein translation is MTDALDRDLYERTKALLEPGDIELEGVIVHTDLGSEDDLEMHELTVDLNEVIAEHAGKGETYIYAGNDDTDFASNQFQGLTLEDEEFVWECQQLLREGTFDIVFYFEATADAEAIAAGVEDLGHGATVVP
- the ahbB gene encoding siroheme decarboxylase subunit beta; translated protein: MNRVESDADLSTLDRAVVNAFQGGFPVVERPWEPAAAALRERGVDATGPDVLAAVRDLDERGVLSRFGALVNAEEIGGTATLVAMHAPPERFEEVVETVNGYREVAHNYEREHPHLNVWFVLSVAEESRVEGVLADIEADTGQETYNLPKRREFHVGAKFLLDGPVSDGDLDLSDLGPDVTPTDDRSITPEERDLVVEIQGGLPITGTPYADVAAELGQPTEWVVETIKRFDREGKVRRVGVIPNHYALGYTENGMTVWDVPDGVLEEVGGAVASLGFVTHCYHRPRHEGVWPYNFFAMTHGRDEAESERRVEQVRETMTEFWDVGEDDWDTLFSTRILKKTGIRLDERADVKTVE